The genomic region GCCTTGCCCCTGGTCGTGCTCTACGAGGTGGGTATCCTGGCGGTGCGCCTGTTCGGCCGGCGGGCGGACCGGGAAGAAGAGCGAATATCGAATGTCGAACAAGGAATGTCCAACGACAGAAGGGACCGGCAGGAGTGAATATCGAATATCGAACAAGGAATGTCCAACAGCAGCAGGGACCGGCAGCACGGATCTGAAACGTCAACTGCCGGTCCCTTCGACCTTCGAAATTCCTTGTTGGACATTCTGCGGTTCGCTCTGGTCAGCGCCATCTTGCCATTCTGTAGCCGTTTGATTACACTTCTGCCATGTACACTATCAGGACGCTCCCGACTTTCGATTCCTGGTTGCGGAGGCTGAAAGACCGCATGACCCGCATCCGTTAGCCCGACGTCTGGACAGGGCGCAACGCGGCCAGCTGGGCGACGTGAAGCCGGTCGGCGGAGGGGTCTTCGAGATGCGTGAATGTTTTGGCCCCGGCTGGCGTATGTACTACGTCCAGCGGGGTGAGACGCTGATCGTAATGCTCGGCGGCGGCGACAAATCGACGCAGACCGCCGACATCGCCACGGCCGTGAAGCTCGCGGCCACTCTTGAGGAGTAAGCCATGACGAAAAAGATTCGTATCGTGGATCTGCCGGAATTCGACCTGACCGAGCATCTGAAAAACGAGGAAGACCTTGCCGCTTACCTGACACTCGTGATTGAAGAGGGCGACGCGGCGGAGCTGGCGCACGCGCTGGGTGTGGCGGCCAGGGCGCGTGGCATGAGCGAAATAGCCCGGGAGGCTGGAATAACCCGCGAGGCCCTATACAGGGCGCTCAGACCGGGCGCGCAGCCGCGCTTTGACACCATTAACCGCGTCTGCGGGGCACTGGGTGTGCGTCTGGTAGCCAAGTCCGTGCATGCCTAGTCCAGTCTGCTGTGAGCCTTTTTGCTTCAGAGAATGCCATCCTTCTGCGGTTCGTTCAGCCCTGGGTGGCTACCATGAGGCCGGCCAGCTTGCCGCCGGCCTGGAAGGTCTCGTGGATGCGGCGCAGGTGGTCGGGGGGGATGGAGCGCATCACCTCGCCGGTGCGGTCATCGATGATGTGGACCACCAGCAGCTCGGCCTTCCGGTCGAAGGCGAAGCGGACGGTGCTTTCCTTCTCCGCCAGGGCCTGATTGAGGTCGTTGAGCATCTCGTCCAGGCGCTGGGGGCTCAGGGCGCCGGTGGCCGGTGCCAGGGGGCTGGCCTCGTCCTGCCGCCGGCTGCTGTCCACCTCCCCGTCGGCCGGGGCGGGCGTGGTCGCCTGGGCGGCGTGGTCCAGGCTGCGCTCCGCCTGGGGCCGCAGGCTTTGGGGCTTGACCGCTACCAGTGCTCTGGCCAGCAGTCCACCGAGACTCACATCCATGGCTTGCCCCCGACAGGAATCCTGGGGTGATGGTGGCTATCGCCGGACGGTCCGGCCGTAGCCGGCAAGTGCCTTCCTGCCCTGCGTCAGCCGGCCAAGCTCCTGGCCGACCAGCTCCCGGGCCTGGCCGATCCGCGCCGCCAGCAGCCGGTCCTCGCTCAGGAGCCGGGCCAGGCGGTCAGCGCACTGGGCGGAAAGCAGCTCCCGGCGCGCCGGATCATCGGCGGGCAGCTGCCAGAGGGCATCCAGGGCCGCGGCCAGCCGCTGCCTGGACTTCTCCCGCTCCCAGTGCCACAGGCCGGCAGCCGGCGGCGCACCGTGGCCGCCGGCCAGGCTCGCGATCCCTTCCTCCACCAAGTGGTGGTGTCTTTCCTGCATGGCCTCGAAGTCGGTGAAGGCCGCTGCCAGCTCGTCTGCCACAGCCATCGCCGTTCACACCGACAAGGAGAGGCTGGCCTGCTCGGGCTTGGCGGCCGCCACCGGCTGCACCGCCGCGGTCTCCCGGCCCAGCACCCGCGACACCCACAGCTCCCGCAGCTCGGTGAGATACCGCAAGCAACGGTCGATGATCGTCACGTCGTTCGCCAGGTTCACCTTGGGCAGCTCCGCCAGCATGGCCAGATAGAGGCTGCGCAGGAAGGTGGCGGTCTCGCCGCCGGCCTCCACGTTCAGGCTCGCGTTCAGCTCGCCGATGATGGCAATGGCCCGGCTCAGCCCCTCCCCCCGCCGCCGCCGGTCTTCCTTGGCGCACCCGCTCCTGGCCTGTTCCAGGAACCGGATGGCGCCATCGTAGAGCAGAAGGACCAGCTGGTTGGGGTCGGTGTTGGTCTCGATCTGGGTCCGGACATAGCTGCGTGCTGCCGCTCCGTACGTCATGGGGGTCCCCTACCGGTTCTGGTTGCTGAAGAGGTTGTTGATGGCGTCGAACTGCTGGCTCAGATAGGTGGAGGTGGACTGCATGGTGCTCATGTACCGATCCAACTCCAGGAACTGCCGGGTCAGGATCTCGAACCGCTTCTCCAGGCGGCTCTCGGCCTGGGTGATCTGCTCGTCCATGAGATCGATCCTGGCCTGGGCCGTGGCCTTCTCCTCCGGCACCAGCCCGCCGCTGGCCCGGGTGGCGCCCCGGAGCACCGTGTTCACCTGGTCGGCCCAGCCGGTCACCTCGTCCGTGCCCAGCAACAAGTCCTGCACCTCCTGGGCATGGTCGGCAATGGCCGCATCCAGGGTCTCGTCATCCAGGGTGATGGTGCCGTCCCGCTCGAAGGTGAGGCCAAGATCAAAAAGCGAGGTGATGTCGCCGCCGGTCTCCACCGTGCCGGTGGCCACGGCCATGAGCTGGGACTGGAGGGTGGACAGGCTGGTGACGCCATGCAGAGAGCCGGCGACGCCGGTTTCGGTGTCGTAGCCGCTGTTGGCCTTGATCTCCCCGACGAGGTCGTTCCAGCCGGTGACAAAGCTGCGCACCCGGTAGCCGATCTCCGAGGTATCGGCCTCGACGGTCATGGTGGTCTCGCCGGTGGCCTGGAGCTGGAAGGAAAAGCCGTTCAGGACATCGCTGAAGCTGTTGCTGCCCCGGGTGAACGCCACGCCGTCCACCTCGATGCTGGAGTCCAGCTCCCCGGCCACCTGGCCGGTGATCTGGTCCATGGTGATGTCGGTGAGCTGCTGGGTTACGGTCACCCGGCCGGACTCGCCCATGGTGCCGGACTGGAGCAGAAGCTTGTAGGGGGTGCCGCCGGAGCCGTCGGTGATGACGCTGGCCGTGACGCCAGGGTTGCCGGGATCGTCGTTGATCAGAGCGGCCAGGCTCTGCAAAGAGGCCCCCGAGGCGACACTGACGCTGGTGCTGCGGCCACCCAGGCTGTAGCTGAAGGTCTCGGCGCTGCCGGTGCCATTCACCGAGCTCGATGGGCTGGCAAAGCCCTGGCTGGAGCGCCAGGCGCTGGTGGCCGCCAGCCGCACCACGTTGAGGTGGTGACTGCCGGTGGCCGCGCCGGAATCGGCGGTGACCGACAAGGGTCCGTGGTCGGACAGGCTCACCGAGCGGCCCAGATAGGTGGAGCTCAAGGAAAGGGTCAGGGCCTGGTCCTTCAAGGCCAGGAGCATACCCTGCACCGTGTCCAGCTCGCTCATCCGGTCCTGGATGGCCAGCTTGCTGGCCTCCTTGCGCAGAATGGGCACCCGCTCCGCCTGCTTGAGCTGGTCGAGGATGTTCTGGAGCTGGAGTCCGGAGCCAACGCCGAGGATGGAGATGGAGCCAGCCATGGGTCAGGCCTCGCAAGGGTTGCGGCCAGAAGCCGGGATCACGCTTTCCTCAATCGTTCACCAGATCTGCCAAGGCCTCTTCGGGCCTCTGGCTATAAGCACAGGCCCGGTCAATGCGGCTTCGGCCACGTGGGCCACGCGCCAACGGGGTGGGCGATGAGCCTCCCCCACGATCGGTGGCGACGTGCGGCCGATGGATCCTCCCGTAGGGGCGACGCATGCGTCGCCCTCTGTGCGCCCGCTTGCAGGACCAAAGCATCCAGCCTGACGGTGGAGCCGATGGCGTGCCACCGGGCTCCG from Thermodesulfobacteriota bacterium harbors:
- a CDS encoding addiction module antidote protein, which encodes MTKKIRIVDLPEFDLTEHLKNEEDLAAYLTLVIEEGDAAELAHALGVAARARGMSEIAREAGITREALYRALRPGAQPRFDTINRVCGALGVRLVAKSVHA
- a CDS encoding flagellar protein FlaG, producing the protein MDVSLGGLLARALVAVKPQSLRPQAERSLDHAAQATTPAPADGEVDSSRRQDEASPLAPATGALSPQRLDEMLNDLNQALAEKESTVRFAFDRKAELLVVHIIDDRTGEVMRSIPPDHLRRIHETFQAGGKLAGLMVATQG
- the fliS gene encoding flagellar export chaperone FliS yields the protein MTYGAAARSYVRTQIETNTDPNQLVLLLYDGAIRFLEQARSGCAKEDRRRRGEGLSRAIAIIGELNASLNVEAGGETATFLRSLYLAMLAELPKVNLANDVTIIDRCLRYLTELRELWVSRVLGRETAAVQPVAAAKPEQASLSLSV
- the fliD gene encoding flagellar filament capping protein FliD, which encodes MAGSISILGVGSGLQLQNILDQLKQAERVPILRKEASKLAIQDRMSELDTVQGMLLALKDQALTLSLSSTYLGRSVSLSDHGPLSVTADSGAATGSHHLNVVRLAATSAWRSSQGFASPSSSVNGTGSAETFSYSLGGRSTSVSVASGASLQSLAALINDDPGNPGVTASVITDGSGGTPYKLLLQSGTMGESGRVTVTQQLTDITMDQITGQVAGELDSSIEVDGVAFTRGSNSFSDVLNGFSFQLQATGETTMTVEADTSEIGYRVRSFVTGWNDLVGEIKANSGYDTETGVAGSLHGVTSLSTLQSQLMAVATGTVETGGDITSLFDLGLTFERDGTITLDDETLDAAIADHAQEVQDLLLGTDEVTGWADQVNTVLRGATRASGGLVPEEKATAQARIDLMDEQITQAESRLEKRFEILTRQFLELDRYMSTMQSTSTYLSQQFDAINNLFSNQNR